The window TTTCTGCTGGTTCCCCTTGTCCGGAACCTTTTTTCCCATGGATCAGGTATGTGCATATTATCTGCCGGAACTATGCTTGGCCTGCTGATTTCCCCCACCATGATCCTGTTCTTTTCGTCAAGCTTTGAACAGGTTCCTAAGATGTACACCGATGCTGTGGATTCCCTTGGCGCCACCCCTTTTCAAAAACTGTTTTATGTTATTTTACCCCAGGCATGGCCCGGGGTTTTGACCGGCTTGATTCTTGCCTTTGGCCGGGCCATGGGGGATACCCTGGTGGCCCTGATGCTCAGCGGGAACAGTGTCATGCTTCCCTCATGCGTCCTGGACTCGGCCAGGACACTGACCGCCCATATTGCCATGATCATTGCTGCGGATTTTGACAGTATTGAATTTACGACCATATTTGTCAGCGGCGCTGTTCTCTATATAGTGACAGGAATAGGGATTCTTTTGGCCCGCATTTCCGGCCGGGGGGTAAAATAGTGCCGAAAGGCTTACCTGACAGGATGTTATCTGCTTTTTCATGGATTTGTGCCCTGATCCTTACCGCAGGCGTTTCAATTATTATTGGATTTTTAATCCTGAAAGGGGGCCGCTCCCTGACTTTTGAGCTCATTTTTGCCGATACCCGCGCCTGGGATGCCATCCTGCTCAAGCGTCAGGTGTTCGGTGGACTGTTTCCGGCCATGGCCGGTACTTTTCTGCTGATCCTGGTGTCCGTGGGAATTGCGCTGCCACTCGGGCTTTGTGCCGGCATTTATCTGGCTGAATATGCACCTTTAAGAGCCAGGAACGTGTTCAGTTTTATGGTGGATATTCTGGCGGGAATCCCTTCCATTGTGGTGGGGCTTTTCGGCTTTTCAATCACCATTTTTCTGCATCATTTTTACAACAGCCGCATTTATCCGTGTTTGCTCATTTCCGCCCTGTCCCTTGCATTTCTGGTTTTGCCCTATATCATCAAAACCACCCAGGGCGCCATTGAACGCATTCCGATTTCAATTCGTCTTACAGCACCTGTTTTAGGGGCTACAAAACTGCAGAACATCGTTTGGGTTCTGTTGCCTTCGGCGCTTTCCGACATTGTTTCAGGTGTGGTTCTTGCCATTGGAAGATGCGCCGAGGATACAGCCGTAATCATGCTCACAGGCGTGGTGGCCACCGCAGGTGTTCCCAAATCCCTTTTTGCAAGCTTTGAGGCCCTGCCGTTTTACATTTATTATACGGCATCGGAATACACCGATCCTGCAGAACTGGTCAAAGGATACGGGGCTGCTCTTGTTTTGCTGTTACTTTGTTCCACGCTCTTTGGGCTTGCCCATATCATCAAGGTTCTGATTGATCGCAGGGCGGGAATACTATAGGAATTAAACATGCAAAATTCGGTTAAGATCAAAATCAGAGACCTTTCTTTCTATTACAGAACCCGGATCATCCTGGAAAATATAAATATTGATATTTATAAAAATACCATTACTTCCATTACAGGACCCTCGGGGCAGGGCAAATCATCATTTCTCACCATATTGAACCGGCTTTGCCAGAACATGGACGGCGCAAGGGTTGACGGACTGGTCGCCATTGATTTCGGCCATGGTTTTGAAGATATTTTTCAAAAAAAGTTCCCCCTGCCCGAATTGAGAAAAAAGGTGGGTATGGTATTTCAGATCCCCAACCCTTTGCCCATGAGCATTTACAAAAATGTGGCATTTCCTTTAAAACTTGCGGGAAATAAGAATCAGGACAATGTCCGGGAAAAAGTGAAAAATGCCCTTGAACAGGCCTCTTTATGGGAAGAGGTCAAGGACAGGCTGTCCGAGGATGCACGCCTTCTTTCAGGGGGGCAGCAGCAGCGGCTTTGTCTGGCCAGATCCCTTGTCCTCGATCCCCAGGTTCTGCTCCTTGATGAACCTACATCCAGTCTGGATGACACTTCGGTAAAGGTCATAGAGAAACTGCTGGGACGGTTGAAAAACAGATGTACGATTATAATGGTTTCCCATTATATGGACCAGGTCAAACGGATTGCCGATCAGCAGTTTGTTTTGCGCGACCGGCAGTTGAAATCTGTTTAGGCGATATGGGCTAAAATTTCAGGTGGACAAAGAAGCATCTCAGATTGGCAGAGTATCGCGTTTATTCTCGTATGTTTCTAACATGTTGAACAGAGTTTCTTCGAAGGATTATCAGGGCGGAGCCTGTTGTTTGGCTATCACAAGTAAAGTATTTTATTGACAAATATCGGGTTGTATCGTAACTTGTTGGGAATTTTTTCAAACGAATTCCCCTTAATAATTAAGTATAGAATCTGCGATATCGCTGTTTTATTGCAGTATTGGGGTGTAATGTTGAGCCCGCTTTTTCGTCATGCAGGAGAGTTACATAATCCGCTAAACGACGACTCTTTAAATCCATGTATCTACTCTTTTTTGGGGGGAGACGAATTTTAACTGTGCTGTTTTAATGGGTAACATGTCAAAAAAATTGCTAAGGAGAGTTATTATGAGACTGTCGCTGAAATCAAAATTGATTCTTGGAGGAGTTATTGTTTCCATGCTTCCCCTTGCCGTTGTGGGTTATTTTGCTGTTAGTAAGGCCAGCAGTGCCCTGGTGTCAGGCGCAAAATCCCAGGCCTTGCAAATCGCCAAAGATCTGGCTTCGCTGGCAGAAGAGATAGTCAGCCAGGAAATAATTTATACTGAGTCCATGGCCCAGGATCGTACAGTGATTGAGGCCGTTTCCAAGGTGTATGATTCCGGTCGGGACTCTGCATCCCAGCAGTTACATGAATTAGAGGAATTTATTGTGGCAATCGCGGCTAAATGCCAAGGGCGCTACGAATGTATTCTCGTTACGGACCAGGATGGAATTGTCATCGCCGACAATACACAAAAACTTATCGGCGCTTCCCTTGGGGACCGGGAATATTTTACTCATGCGAAACAAGGCCGGACCAATTTAAGTCCTCCCCTTTTATCAAAGGCCTCGGGACAGCCGATTATCAGCCTGGCCGTACCCTTGAATACGGCTTCCGGTCGATTTGGCGGCGCATTTGTATTTCTCATCAAGCTGGATAGACTTAGCGATAAAATTACCGCCGTCAAAATAGGAGAAACCGGGTATCCGTTTATGATAGACAAAACAGGCCTGGTTATTTCACATCCCTCTGATAAAATTCGTTTTAAAGCCACTGTAGCCAATATGAAAGGCATGGAGACGATTTCCAGGCGAATGATGGCCCAGGAATCTGGTGTGGAGAATTATCTGTTTAACGGAGTGTCTAAAATTGCCGGGTTTACCCCGGTCAAATCCACGGGCTGGAGCATCATCGTGACCCAGAATGAAGACGAATTTTTAAGCTCGGCCCATTCAATTCAAAAGCTGGTCGTCATTGTGGGGCTGTTTTCCCTGGTGATTATTGTGCTTGGTATCCTCTGGTTTGTTAAAGGCATTATGCTTCAACTTGGCGGAGAACCTGGTGAGATTGCGGACATTGCAGACAGCATTGCCGATGGGAATTTAACGATAAAATTTCAGGAAAATGGCGGGAAATCAACAGGTGTCTATGCCAGCATGAAGAAAATGACCGGCAACCTGGTGGCCATGCTGACGGAAATCACGGGCGGCACCAAGACCCTCACAGCATCTTCCACAGAGCTTTCTGCTATTTCAGAACAGATGGCCTCCAGTGCTGGTCATACATCTGACAGAGCCAACGCTGTTGCGGCGGCCGCAGAAGAGATGACCACAAGCATGAATGGTGTGGCCGCAGCCACGGAGCAGACGTCGGCCAATATCCAGATGATTGTCGCTGCAGCAGAGGAGATGTCCTCGACAATTTCAGAAATTGCATCCAACACGGCCAAAGGCAGTCAGACAACTATGGATGCCGTTAAGAAAGCCGAACAGGTGTCTTTAAAAGTAAACGAGCTTGGCCATGCCGCCTCTCAAATCAGTAAAGTTACCGAGGCCATTGCGGATATTTCCGAACAGACCAATCTTTTGGCTCTTAATGCAACCATAGAAGCCGCAAGGGCAGGGGAGGCCGGAAAAGGGTTCGCCGTAGTTGCCGGAGAGATCAAAGCTCTTGCCCAGCAAACAGCCAACGCCACCAGCGAAATTGGTTCCAGGATAGGTGAGGTTCAGGTCACCACCAGGGAATCTGTTGCGGCCATTGAATCCATTGTGGAAGTTATTAACGAAATTAATACCGTTGTAACATCTGTTGCTGCGGCCATCGAAGAGCAGAGTGCCACGACCCAGGAAATAGTCCATAACGTAAGCCAGGCGGGCCAGGGAGTCAATGAGGTGAATGAAAACGTCAACCAGGCGTCTGCTGTCGCCGGCGAGGTCAGCCAGGATATTAACCTCGTCAGCCAGGCTTCTGATGAAATGCGAAACGGCAGTCTCCAGGTCAATGAAAGTTCGGCCGAACTGTCCAAACTGGCAGAAAATCTTAACCAGCTGGTTGCAAAGTTTACTTTGGCATAATCTTTTATTTATACGGCCCCCATCCCTGGAACAGGGGTGGGGGCCGATTGTATGAAATAAAACCGGGCTTTTCAATGTACTCATCTTCGCTGTGGTCTTTTGCACCCAGTGGCCCCAATCCGTCAATGACAGGTGTGCCACTCATACTCTCTTGATTTGCTCTTTGATTTATGTAAATGAAGCTACATATTTTTGTTGGCATAAATTTATCTTCTATTATTGAAATTAATGGACAAAAATAACATAATCTAAATATTAATATTTCCCCGGCAAAAAGTGGAATGTGATAGGATCTATTGCTTAATTGGGACAATAAGCAGTGTATTCACGACATTTTCACCAGGGACAGAGATGACGCCCGGGCCTACTGCTGGATGTAAAGTATTTTTAATATGTTTCTCTACGGTCATCAGAAATCCCATTTAAATTTGCATTAATTAAGGAGAGATCCATTATGGCACAATACATTGCGGACAGACGTGACCAGGAGTTTGTAATTCATGAAATGTTTTCAGCCTCTGATCTGGCCGAAAACGAAATCTATGCGGATTTTAACAAAAAAACTATGGATATGGTGCTCAAGGAAGCAAGAACCCTGGCTGTGAAAGAGATTCTTCCTACCAATAAAGAGGGAGACGAAATTGGCTGCACACTTGATAACGGTAAAGTAACTGTGCCTGAAAGTTTTCATAAGGTCTACGAACTGTTTTGCGAAGGGGCGTGGGTGGCCATGTGTGACGACGCTGAATATGGTGGTCAGGGTATGCCAAAGATTCTTGCCATGGCTGCCGCTGAACTTTTTTCCGGTGCAAACGGTTCCCTTTTTATGTATCTGGCCCTTACCCACGGCACCGGCAAGTTGGTTGAAGTGTTTGGCACACAAGCACAGAAAAAAAACTATCTAAAAAATTTGTACACCGGCAAATGGGCCGGTACCATGTGTCTGACTGAACCTGAAGCAGGTTCAGATGTCGGCAACCTGACCACCATAGCCGTTAAAAACGATGACGGCACATATACCATTATCGGCAACAAGATTTTTATTTCCGGCGGAGATCAGGATCTTACTGAAAACATAATTCATTCTGTTCTTGCCAGAATTGAAGGTGCCCCTGCCAGCACCAAAGGGATTTCTTTGTTTCTGGTACCTAAATATCGGGTAAACCAGGACGGTTCCATCGGAGAATTTAACGATGTTGTGTGCACCGGTCTTGAAAAAAAAATGGGCATCCACGGCAATGCGACCTCGTCATTGTCATTTGGCTCCAAAGGAAACTGCATTGGCGAGCTTTTAGGGGATGAAAATAAGGGTATGAAAGCCATGTTTGTCATGATGAATGAAGCCCGCCATGGTGTTGCCGGACAGGGATTTGCCTTTGCCTCTTCTTCCTATATCAATGCTGTTAATTATGCGCGACAAAGAATTCAGGGTGTGGATCTGACCAAGATTTTTGAAGCAGACCCCAAACCCGTGGCCATCATCAACCATCCGGATGTAAAACGTCAACTGCTTACCATGAAAGCCTATGTGGACGGTATGCGCGGATTGCTTTACTACGCATCCATCTGCTTTGACCGTGTTAAAATTGCAACTACAGAAGAAGAAAAAGATAAGTGGAACGGTCTGATTGAGCTATTAACACCCATAATGAAATCATACAATACGGATCGCTCTTTTGAGGTGTGCACCATGGGTGTACAGATTTACGGCGGTTATGGATACATACAGGAGTATCCCCAGGAACAGTTGCTTCGGGACTGTAAGATTACATCTATCTATGAAGGCACCAACGGTATTCAGGCCATGGATCTGCTGGGTAGAAAACTGGGCCTAAAAAAGGGCAAACCGTTCATGGATATGCTTGGTGAAATGAAGGCCACCATTGTGGCAGCAAAAGAAATTGAGGCACTGTCACCCATGGCTGAAAAAGTTGAAAAAAGCGTTAATAAACTTGGAGAAGTGGCCATGCATATGGGCATAACTGCCATGTCGGAAAATGTACTCCATGCATTTGCCATGGCACATCCGTTCCTGGATGTGTGCGGCGATGTCTGCATGGGATGGATAGAACTGTGGAGAGCGGTTGTGGCACAACCGAAAATTGAAAGCGCCAAGAAAAAAGATGTGGATTTTTATCAGGGCCAGGTAATAACTGCTGAATACTTCATCAACTGGGTTTTGCCCGCTACCTTGGGAAAGATGGATGCACTGCAAAGCAACATCACTTCAGTTATGGAAATGCCTGATGATGCCTTTGCAGGATAAGCCTATGGCTAATCAAATTGATGAAGTAGCTTTTATAAGAAAGTCTGGGTAAGAGACTCAGATCTTTCAAGCTTTGTTGTGGATTATGCCTGGCAATTGATATGTCAGATCAGCCAATGGCTGTTCGTATAGTTTTATATGCGTAGTTCCTTTGAAAAGGACTGACAGTTCGTTGTGCAAAAGGCTGATCTGTACCCAGGCCGGAATTCGGTTCCACCAGATGTCCATTAAGTTGTTTGTTCAACCAGGACAGAAGATCCGCCATCAACGGACCACTATGTTCCTGGTGATAAGTCAATCGCTGCTCCGGCGTCATCGCTTGTTTTTTTGTCTGGTCATCATTATGATAAACATCAGCAAGGACATTTATGACATGCTCGCATTCATCCGGGAAATGATCTTCGACATCCACAAAATTCCGGCGGGCATGGGTAAGGCAGTTACAAAGAATCCTTTTAAATTCATCAGAGAAATTGCGTGACAAGGCATCGCACATCTGAATCGGCGGGGAACAGTCTTTGTCACGTATCCCATAAAGCCGGGCGATGTTCTCACCTGCATGGTTTCGGCATTCAGACTAAATGGTTTCATTGGGCAATCATGTCACGAAGATTACCGTTTGGCTGAACCCAGTTTATATGAAAGTACCAATAAGCTGCTGAGTTACTTTCATGTTTTGTTGTGGGTTGGGCCTGGGTGTTGAGAGACCAGGTCGGCCTATGGCCGTTAGTAAGATTTTCATATGAGGTGTGATCTGGATCATGGCAGTCCCTCAAGGAAATATCTGCCAAGATCAATGGCCGCGGGATCTGCCCGCCCCCTGAAGCACATACGCAGCTTTACTCCGGATTGTTTTTCCATCTCTATGACGCAGTCCGTGGTTACAAGTGGTGGTTCCAGTTCAACGAATGTGGCTGACTCATCCTCAATGGGCTGCATGACAACCGGCGTTTTTTTTGTGATGTGTAATTGCAGGTCTGTATAGTTGAGCCTTAATGTTCGGGCAATCTTATTTATACTCAGGCCATAAGAATAATAAAGATCTACAGCCGCAGACCATAACGAATCCGGAATACGACCTCTTTTTGTCCGCGTTTCTCTCCAGGCTGTAAACTGCTGTTCCACCTTTTCCAGTGCTGAATACTGCGTGTCCGTCAGCTTTGTTTTATTCATGGGTCCCTCCTTAAAATATTGATGGGACCGTTATATCAGCTGCGGAGATTGAATTCATGCAGGCTTACCGAAGGGACACGAAAGGCCAAGTAGATATAGATGATAAAAGGCAAAAAACAAGTTGTATGAATGTGTCCAGGACAGGTGCAGTGGTGAATTTATCCCGTTTCCTGTCCCTTTTCACCAAAATAAAAAAAATACAACCTTGAATAGATACTATTTTTTATATGAAAGACTGGATAAGTCACTAAGATCTTTCAAACTTTGTTGTGGACTGAGCCCGGCAGCTGATATGTCAGGTCAGCCCATGGCTGTTAGACAAAATATTCCGGTTCCCGGCGAATAGGCGTCAGTTCATCTTCCAATTCCTGTTTATGTCGCAGGTATTTTTCATCATCAAAATACTTGGCATCAACAGGGCATTTTTTAATGCAGGCACCGCACTTGATACAAATTCCCGTAATGTTGGACACATCGTCCCAGTCAATTGAACCCATAGGGCATATCTCACAACATAGCTTGCAGTCGGTGCAGTTACTGTTTGTTTTGGGAGTCACCTTAAGAATACTGACTGGATTACCATCCGGGTCCTTTGGCCGATAATAGTCCCTGTATGGTTTGTTCCCCCGAACGATAATATCAAAGCCGTCTCTGACTGTCTTTATCTTATTGGTTATTTTATCTGCAAAATCTGCGGCCAAGGCCATATCCTGCTGATCAGGTCTACCAGCTGCCAGTGTCACTGAAAAGGAATGCTCGCCGATAAAGGCTCCGCCGGCAATCACATCAAATCCGTCCGATTCCAGAATGTCCTTGAACTCGATTAACGCATCGTCATAATTACGGTTCCCATAAAGGACGATCGCAACGGCTTTTGCCCCATTGCCTGAAATTGTATTTAAGAATTTAAGCAGCACATTGGGTACACGCCCTGCATAAACGGGAATACCGAAGATGACAATATCATTTTTGTCAAAGGAAAAAGTCTTTTTCCGGGCTTCAGGCCGGGTAAAATCAATGGTGTTAACAGCAGTTTTTTCACTAAAATTTTTTGCAATGATTTGTGCTATACGGTTTACAATTTTCTCAGTTGTTCCGGTTGCACTGAAATACAGTGTATTTATTTTCAAGTTCATCAAACAGGTTCCTTCTTGTCAGGCCTTTATTGGTCATTATCGGTCATTAAATATGGGTGGTACCCTCATATGAATTAAAAATAAACCCCAAATCAACTTATTAAAAGGAGTGTAATAGGCAGAGTTAAAATAGATATAGCTGTTTGAACAGTTATAATCGAGGCCATGGAGTCATGATCTCCTCCCAATTGCCGAGACAGAATGTAAGCTGATGGAGCCGTTGGCACAGCCATTAGCAATACAGCGATGATAGCAGCAGTACCGGAAAGGCAGAAATGAGTTGCAAGCCAGAAGGCAATCAGTGGTTTACATAATAACTGCATTAAGCTGCTCACAGTGAGAGCTGGCCACTGTTTAAATAAATTATCAACTCTATAAGCGGCCCCGACAGCCATCAACCCAAGAGGGAAAGCGGGTTTTCCAACCAAAGCTAAAGGCCCATCAAGGGATTGATGCAATCCTATCCCTGATACATTCAAAGCACCCCCAATCAGGCATCCTAAAATTAATGGATTCTGGGCCAGGCTGAGAAAAAAACCTTTAAGAGAAACCTTATCACTTGGGACTGTCAGTGAAAATGCTGACACACAGAGCACATTGATCAGAGGAATCATAAAGGCCGCACCCATTACCGCTATCAACAGGCCCTCTTTCCCAAAGAGAGCTTCAGCAATAGCTAATGCAATAAAAGTATTGAAACGTACACCACCCTGAAAGACAGAGGTAAAAAGAGCCCCGCTTCCCCGGGGATTAAAAAGCCGCCAGCTACTCAGCAACAATGCGCTAACCAGGACCGTTCCCTGTACCGTAAACAACATTTCGCACCAGGGCAGATCACTGATTTTTTTATTTGCCAGATTGTGGATAAGGAGAGCTGGAAAAAAAACATAATAGGTGAGTTTTTCTGCCGACGGCCAGAAATGGTCAGGAACAAATTGAGTCCGGCGGAGCAGAAAACCAACAACGATTAGAGAAAGAACAGGGATTATCGCATTGGTAATTGTTGTCATGATATTAACCTCATCACATTAAAATTGTCGGAAGGATAATATCAGTTTATCGTTAAGTAAAGTTTATAATTTTAAAGTAATACTTAAGAAATACTTAAGAATAATGTCGGATCTCATCTGAATTATTCTCATCTGAACTATTCTAATCTAAATTATTTGTTTCTCGGCACATCTCTTCCAAGATCAATTTCAAAATCCCATGCTTAGGATGTTGGCGTTTCTGATAAAGCCCCACTCGACGTATCAACTGTGGGTGCCCTAAAGGAATCAGGCTGAATTGTTTTTTGACCCTTTTGAGACGCTTGTTGCTAAGCGGAACAACCGTAATCCCAAGCCCTTGTTCCACAAGGCTCAAGGCTGCCTCACAAGTGTCGAATTCCATAATGTCCTTTGGCCTGATGCCACGTTGTATCAGGTATGCTTCAATCATAGTCCCGGCCCAGGCAGTACGGTCAAAGCGAACAAAAGGAAATTCGCGGAATAAAGTTTCCTCACTATGAACAGAAGTGCCTTTCGGTGCAGCAATATAGAAATGTTCAGTATCGTACGCCACCCACTGGCACGTAGAAGGGATTTGTTTGATCGGCTCCGTAATTAACGCACCATCCAGGTCGTCTTCCTCAATCC is drawn from uncultured Desulfobacter sp. and contains these coding sequences:
- a CDS encoding AEC family transporter — its product is MTTITNAIIPVLSLIVVGFLLRRTQFVPDHFWPSAEKLTYYVFFPALLIHNLANKKISDLPWCEMLFTVQGTVLVSALLLSSWRLFNPRGSGALFTSVFQGGVRFNTFIALAIAEALFGKEGLLIAVMGAAFMIPLINVLCVSAFSLTVPSDKVSLKGFFLSLAQNPLILGCLIGGALNVSGIGLHQSLDGPLALVGKPAFPLGLMAVGAAYRVDNLFKQWPALTVSSLMQLLCKPLIAFWLATHFCLSGTAAIIAVLLMAVPTAPSAYILSRQLGGDHDSMASIITVQTAISILTLPITLLLIS
- a CDS encoding ABC transporter permease subunit, translated to MPKGLPDRMLSAFSWICALILTAGVSIIIGFLILKGGRSLTFELIFADTRAWDAILLKRQVFGGLFPAMAGTFLLILVSVGIALPLGLCAGIYLAEYAPLRARNVFSFMVDILAGIPSIVVGLFGFSITIFLHHFYNSRIYPCLLISALSLAFLVLPYIIKTTQGAIERIPISIRLTAPVLGATKLQNIVWVLLPSALSDIVSGVVLAIGRCAEDTAVIMLTGVVATAGVPKSLFASFEALPFYIYYTASEYTDPAELVKGYGAALVLLLLCSTLFGLAHIIKVLIDRRAGIL
- a CDS encoding ABC transporter permease subunit: MSLTDKCAPAVFAGASFLCAAVTLCVLGFMVALSLPVLKSGMLWGVLTDSWSPDHGRFGILAMIAGTFYIAAFSLVISFPISLGCSFFMQITHKGQAGRLLKKFVQFMTAIPTVIYGFVGVFLLVPLVRNLFSHGSGMCILSAGTMLGLLISPTMILFFSSSFEQVPKMYTDAVDSLGATPFQKLFYVILPQAWPGVLTGLILAFGRAMGDTLVALMLSGNSVMLPSCVLDSARTLTAHIAMIIAADFDSIEFTTIFVSGAVLYIVTGIGILLARISGRGVK
- a CDS encoding ATP-binding cassette domain-containing protein; amino-acid sequence: MQNSVKIKIRDLSFYYRTRIILENINIDIYKNTITSITGPSGQGKSSFLTILNRLCQNMDGARVDGLVAIDFGHGFEDIFQKKFPLPELRKKVGMVFQIPNPLPMSIYKNVAFPLKLAGNKNQDNVREKVKNALEQASLWEEVKDRLSEDARLLSGGQQQRLCLARSLVLDPQVLLLDEPTSSLDDTSVKVIEKLLGRLKNRCTIIMVSHYMDQVKRIADQQFVLRDRQLKSV
- a CDS encoding acyl-CoA dehydrogenase, with product MAQYIADRRDQEFVIHEMFSASDLAENEIYADFNKKTMDMVLKEARTLAVKEILPTNKEGDEIGCTLDNGKVTVPESFHKVYELFCEGAWVAMCDDAEYGGQGMPKILAMAAAELFSGANGSLFMYLALTHGTGKLVEVFGTQAQKKNYLKNLYTGKWAGTMCLTEPEAGSDVGNLTTIAVKNDDGTYTIIGNKIFISGGDQDLTENIIHSVLARIEGAPASTKGISLFLVPKYRVNQDGSIGEFNDVVCTGLEKKMGIHGNATSSLSFGSKGNCIGELLGDENKGMKAMFVMMNEARHGVAGQGFAFASSSYINAVNYARQRIQGVDLTKIFEADPKPVAIINHPDVKRQLLTMKAYVDGMRGLLYYASICFDRVKIATTEEEKDKWNGLIELLTPIMKSYNTDRSFEVCTMGVQIYGGYGYIQEYPQEQLLRDCKITSIYEGTNGIQAMDLLGRKLGLKKGKPFMDMLGEMKATIVAAKEIEALSPMAEKVEKSVNKLGEVAMHMGITAMSENVLHAFAMAHPFLDVCGDVCMGWIELWRAVVAQPKIESAKKKDVDFYQGQVITAEYFINWVLPATLGKMDALQSNITSVMEMPDDAFAG
- a CDS encoding transposase encodes the protein MSRNFSDEFKRILCNCLTHARRNFVDVEDHFPDECEHVINVLADVYHNDDQTKKQAMTPEQRLTYHQEHSGPLMADLLSWLNKQLNGHLVEPNSGLGTDQPFAQRTVSPFQRNYAYKTIRTAIG
- a CDS encoding EFR1 family ferrodoxin (N-terminal region resembles flavodoxins. C-terminal ferrodoxin region binds two 4Fe-4S clusters.) — translated: MNLKINTLYFSATGTTEKIVNRIAQIIAKNFSEKTAVNTIDFTRPEARKKTFSFDKNDIVIFGIPVYAGRVPNVLLKFLNTISGNGAKAVAIVLYGNRNYDDALIEFKDILESDGFDVIAGGAFIGEHSFSVTLAAGRPDQQDMALAADFADKITNKIKTVRDGFDIIVRGNKPYRDYYRPKDPDGNPVSILKVTPKTNSNCTDCKLCCEICPMGSIDWDDVSNITGICIKCGACIKKCPVDAKYFDDEKYLRHKQELEDELTPIRREPEYFV
- a CDS encoding methyl-accepting chemotaxis protein: MRLSLKSKLILGGVIVSMLPLAVVGYFAVSKASSALVSGAKSQALQIAKDLASLAEEIVSQEIIYTESMAQDRTVIEAVSKVYDSGRDSASQQLHELEEFIVAIAAKCQGRYECILVTDQDGIVIADNTQKLIGASLGDREYFTHAKQGRTNLSPPLLSKASGQPIISLAVPLNTASGRFGGAFVFLIKLDRLSDKITAVKIGETGYPFMIDKTGLVISHPSDKIRFKATVANMKGMETISRRMMAQESGVENYLFNGVSKIAGFTPVKSTGWSIIVTQNEDEFLSSAHSIQKLVVIVGLFSLVIIVLGILWFVKGIMLQLGGEPGEIADIADSIADGNLTIKFQENGGKSTGVYASMKKMTGNLVAMLTEITGGTKTLTASSTELSAISEQMASSAGHTSDRANAVAAAAEEMTTSMNGVAAATEQTSANIQMIVAAAEEMSSTISEIASNTAKGSQTTMDAVKKAEQVSLKVNELGHAASQISKVTEAIADISEQTNLLALNATIEAARAGEAGKGFAVVAGEIKALAQQTANATSEIGSRIGEVQVTTRESVAAIESIVEVINEINTVVTSVAAAIEEQSATTQEIVHNVSQAGQGVNEVNENVNQASAVAGEVSQDINLVSQASDEMRNGSLQVNESSAELSKLAENLNQLVAKFTLA
- a CDS encoding LysR family transcriptional regulator produces the protein MSLRALRTLIAISHKGSFVAAAEHLGLTQAAVSLQIKNLEEELGTALFNRDGRKPKINASGRLAVERAQEIIGLFDGLHEELHPDDAIAGELSLGAVHTVVTGPLPTVLARLQSNHKHLRIRLFCSLSAELAKRIEEDDLDGALITEPIKQIPSTCQWVAYDTEHFYIAAPKGTSVHSEETLFREFPFVRFDRTAWAGTMIEAYLIQRGIRPKDIMEFDTCEAALSLVEQGLGITVVPLSNKRLKRVKKQFSLIPLGHPQLIRRVGLYQKRQHPKHGILKLILEEMCRETNNLD